The window CCCCAATCAAAGTCTATTAGAATCTCTATCACGGTACATACTTTCATAGGTTCAATTTGATTCTATCAGCAACACATAATTGTACAAGGAACTGAAGGAACTCAACTACTCATTCTGCTTCAATAATGTGATTTAGCTTGTAACAAATTTTCTTAATCTGCCTGTAACATAAGCAGGTGGTAAAGCCAATGTACTATTTTGGTATCTCTATTTGACTAAATTACAACTTTGGCAATTCTTTTGTTGGCATAATTAGTTCGCATTGTTGAGAAAAATTGCAGACAAAATCACAGTTGCAGAccgttttttaaaaccttattaGTTTGTGTGGAAAAACAATGCCTAATTTAGGAGTAGGAAAACAAATctgattattatttatatactgTCTTCTTTATTGAACTTGTGTCACCTCTTAACATAAATAGGAACTTACAAATATCGGTGGCTAATTCTATTGTCTCTTTTGTTTTAGATACTTGTCTTGTGGAGCATGGGCAGGCAAGCTCTTTTCCTTGGTTATGATCTTGGGTTTTTTGTTTTGGCATCTTCTGGAACTATGGCAGGTATGTTGTTGGTCTTGGATATGTTACACATTTTCTGGTTATTCATGTTTGAAAGTTGTGAAACATTTGAATTTCCATTATTAGCCTGCAGATGATATTGAGGAGGTGCCAGATGTTATTTTTTCACACAACTGTGATGAAGAGATGTTGCAGAAATCCTAACATGACACATGAGGAGGGCGGTGTGATGCATTATTTTGGTGAACCACATAGCCGTTGTTGGCTGATTAATCTGAAATGCATAATTATTAGTGATGGAGATAATCATCTGTCATTTTCATGCGTACTATTGGACTGTATACATGTTGCTGTTATTAGATTTAGAGGTACTAAAACATAACAGGTTAGTAAATCCAGAAACAAAAAGTGTGAAGTCACTCACTACAAGCATTCAACTTTACTACATGAATCCATGAACTTACTGAGAAATAGGATGCAAGCATCCTTGCAGTGTTTTATAAAATCTGCATGGAATCTtcatccaaaaaatattttgttgtgtAGCAAACTATTATTAAGAACTGCACATCGCTGCTTCATCTTTGatattgaacattttaaaacTGCAACGGATCCTGTTAGAGCGTGtttgatatatattattgatgatAAGATGCAAATATTATATGAACTTTCCCAAAAACAATGCAGGGGTGTTCACTGGATTCTCAATTCAGTTCCAATCTCGGCCATGAAGAGTTTAATCATGACTATGAATGAAAATGCatattttaatgtttgtctGAACAGTGAACATAGCCCTTGTTCAACTTaaaaattttcactttttttgtaAGTAACATgactattaaaataatagtaataaataaatgttgacTCAACAATTCTTTCTACACCTAAAAATAGAGGGACTTTGTCTATGATTGTTTCTAGATTTGTGTTTAATAGACACTTAGCATTGTgcattggaatttttttttgacattCTTCTTGAAGTGGATGGAAGTGAAgagtaaaatgaaagaaaattatagaGGTAAAATTTTTTCTCAACCCTTATTTGAGTGAATAAAGATTCGTAAGTTAATTAAAAGTAAACAGTCAATATTTCAATATTCTTGAGTTGATCACCGGTTTCTAACTTCATATATTTACTGTGCCTTTTATAATTAACGAAATAGTGCATTATATTCCcaaatattttagttaattatattcTAAAGTTAAAATATTCCCAACACTCGTCGCATGTTTATTTTAACCCAACTTTAAAGGAATAGTTGTTTTTTTAACTCAaggaataatttttcttaaaaaggtctcaaaatataatacataatttctttaaaataatttaattcaagcacgtattttagttttaaaaattaatttatttaaggctatttttattttagaaaaagaaaaggaaacaattCTTTAAATTAAGACTTTGTTGCATGTTATTATTGATCAGTCGGGTTACCTGTACGATGCacaaactatttttttggtattttatatgtataacaTAATTGATCAGTAACTAAAATTCAATATTAAGACAATTACcgtgttaattattttatactgaatactttgattattgattttatttatatgtacatATATTTTAACAACTTTACTTTTAAAAGAACATCGATTATACTATAGTAGACttatatgatttaaatatgtGAAAATATTCTACATCTAGCTACCAAGTGTTTGTCTCTAAAATGCTTTAACATTTCACTTTCAATAAATAAGATGACTaatacaatcaatttaattttaaaaaatacattcaatTAATCTTGTGACatcgaataatttttttatcttataaaattgttaatCTTAAATAGAATTTAAGTAACTGCAACTTCATGCATGTCaataatgttaatataaaaaaagatatacttcaaaaatataatcttttgatatagtctaatatttttattggatttattttttctcttaatatttttgttggtactttcaatttttaaaataaacttagaCAATCAATATCATAATGTTCactaaaaattttaagatttaaaaaaatataatatttttcaatgcattttcatttaaaatttatatattcaaaccCAGGAAAAAATCAATCCTATTATAAGTTGTTAAATATTATATCCGTTACCTATATGTCTaacaaatacaattaattttaggataaaatataattttggtctccctattttttcaaattcacaatttttatttcttatttttaatttaaaaatttcattctctacttttaaaatttttaatctctcaattttttaattgagacattttatctcttactttttaaaaattcataattttagtcaTTATAAATTTGTAGTCAATTGTATGTgttgatgtaaatattttataaacgtTGAccaataagtatttatttagtATTCACAtgacaaaaatgttttttaattatttaattacaaacaaactttatctattaaaaaatagatagtGAAGGACAAAGGGGACTCAAAttgcatttaaaaaatgaaaaagaaaatgtttcaattaaaaaataatagaactataatcacaatttttttaaaaaattgaagacaaaatgtctcaataaaaaaatagaaaattagaatcacaaatttaaaaaaataaaaaaatcaaaatgtaacCTTAATTTTATCCGTGTTAACATTATCACAATTTTATAGGCACTCCAAAACAACTCATTTTATACAACCAACAAATtgattaatcataataattattagttttttccaTTAATATGCACCCATATCTATGACACTTGGAGGGCCTTCAATACGGGATAAGTCCATGCGTGAGACTCATGTTTTCTGggaatgaataattttatttttttttggataatcaTTGGAATCTTAAGATAAGTTTTCAAGGAATCAAATAGTTACACAAAAATTCTATCacattaaataacttaataaaaagtaagatgatatttttaatgtgttaaaaaaattgctcGGAAAATTAAGATTTATACCTTTCTTAtggattttttgttgttgtgagaAACTGAGTAAAAACATTCTCAAAAAACCTTCTTtaaggaattttatttttttaaaatagataccaaacataaaaaattaaatttttcgacctatgatttctagaaaataaaaaatttatcctctACCAAATTTCTTTGGAGGCTAAAGAAAGTTTGAgctaatcataattaatatcCAAGTATAACTCATGTATAAATTGTAATAACGAGTGGAAAAAATGAGGCCTAAAAGTGTCTGACAAGTGAAGGTTTCTCTATCTGTTCGACTTGAAATGCAAAAGCTGTAGTGAACTAGTAGGAAAGTTCCGAGAGTTTTTAAAGGTTTCTCTATCTGTTCGACGTGAAATGCAAAAGCTGTCCGACTTGAATTATGTTTTAAGAGCCACCACCACATCAAATTCAATACAGTAATACAACAATTATGATAATAAAACTGCAAGATACTTGGTACATTTGAAAGTCACAATAAACAAAGTTTTCACACATCCCATAGTTCTGGAAATTGTCATAATTTAAGATTCAAGGAAGGAGTCTTTAAAGGTAGTCTACGTCAAATTCAAAGAATATACACTTAAAAGAACCACTATTCATGATTTTGACAATAAAAGTGCAAGGTCACAAGTacaatttattttgaagttccAGCAAACTAAGTATGTCAAATGCAATATGTTTCATACCTTTGCCACATCTAATTATTTAAGTAATAACAAGAGAATCAAACCCAAATTCGCAATTTGATAATTCCATCTCGGGTGAATAACTGAATTTTTACACTGATTTTCATTCATATAAAAAGggtaataatcatttttgtctCTTAATGTGTAATTCGCTGAAAAATGCatatctaaaagaaaaaaatacaaaatttaatctctgagagtgtaaaaagtgtgacaaatatgTTTTGTCGTTAACTTCTATCAGTCACCGTTAATCAAATAGTCTATATGACACGAAGGGAGAaacaaatttgtcactgaaatgattgttaAGATGAATTATCAGCATAAGAACATATAtgtcataataattttttgacttttcgtctTCCTAATCTGCTAACAAATGcgtccctaaaagatgaaaatataaaatttagtcctaaagtgcgacaaatatatccggaCGTTAATAATACattgactaattattattattattattatgtgtttataatctAGTGCTCCTATTTATTTAGTActtacttaatatatttttaaaattttctttatatatatatatatattttaaattttcttttaatatatatatatatatatatatatattattttaatttcattgtcaaaccttaatctttattgttaaaaaaactttatcttatgatttatatcttataattttatcaaatttttactaaatttcttacttttaatctttaaaattattccataTCACAATTTCAACTTAAGTGTCCTcatatttagattgaaaataatatgtcgagagttttgaatagaaaaaatacAATCGACTGCgggaccaaatttatttatttattttaaaaaaagaaactaatcaactattttttttaaaaaaatctcacaaaatttaaactagataaagttaaaataaaattacaagtcATTttccttaatatatatatatatatatatatatatatatatatatatatatatatatatatataaaagaatttctTCGCATACATCTTATTTGATTTCATTCGAGACAacacttattatacataatatgaatgaaatgaaaacaattattaacaaataaagaacctaaataaatttaaataaaaaatacaataatactcaaactaatataaaagttaactttaaaacaaaacaaaaagaattaacAGAGAGGTTTATTATTTGCCTTTGGAACGTAGAGTTATATCTAAGGGCTATAGCAACCTTACAATCCATTTGACATATAGGgacaaaatacataataaagattaacaattaattgaaaaaaatcaagaaataaaatactttcatttttttaaaattgtaactcaatttttttatatcaaaactaaagaattttattttattttgaaaaataagtagttatattgattaattaaaaaactaattaacaatttgatagatgaataaatagatagataatcaaaatataaaagttcaaatcctaaattgtattttattgttttttaatcattttttccaTAGTTTTCCTcttatacaatttattattagCGTCCGAATATATTTTTCGCACTTCTTATACTTTCAGGaactaaattttacattttcatctttcaaggacGCATTTATCAGTGTATTGGGAagacaaaaagtcaaaaaaaaaatattatgataaatataGCTTTATACTGGCAATCCACATTGACAATCGTTTCAGTAATAAATTTGTCCATCCGTGCCACCTAAGCGATTTTATTAACGATGACAGACAAAAGTTAACGACAAAAcatatttgttgcactttttacactttaagaaagtaaattttatattttcatctttcaagaatGTCAGCAAATTACATATTGAGAGacaaaaattactatttatcCTATAAAAAATGCATTCAGGGCCATCATATCATACCTCACATCTAGGTGACATCAAGAATACAATTTATATTGTAGTTTTCATTAGGGTCATGAAAGCATTCTATCCAGATTTAAAATCTTGCAATAAAGATTTAAACATGAAGCTTGGGGTCATTTAAggctaaaattaatatatctcaatgatgaataaaaaatcCCTCTCATACGGAAAGCTGCACTTTTCCATTTTAAGGGCCAGGGTCATCTTATAGACcctaattttcaaatgatgtaTAAAGAATCCATCACATAGGGACAAATGCACATATTCATTTCATGGTCAGGGACAACCTTATAGGGTTTATATACCCTGCAATGAGAAAAGTGTGGTTACCGCAATTTGGTAATTCCATCTAGGGTGCATAACAACTGAATTTTTACACTGATTttcattcatataaaaaatgcaTTCAGGACCATCATATCATACCTACCATCTTAGGTGACATCAATAATACAGTTTATATTGTAGTTTTCATTAGGTCATGAAAGCATTGTATCCAGATTTAAAATCTcgcaataaaaatttaaacatgaagctTGATTTAGGGtcattaaggctaaaatcaatataTCTCAATGATGAATAAAGAATCTGTCTCATATGGACAGCTGTACTTTTCCATTTTTAAGACCAGGATCATGTTATAGGACCTGTACATTTCAGATGAATAAAGGATCCATCATAGAGACAACTGTACTTTTTCGATTTCAGGGTCAACcttaaagagtttatataccTTAAAACATGCCTTTTGATTTGAAGTCATGCAACAAAGATTTAAACATGCAGCTTGGTTTTAGGGTCATTGTTGTATACCGAAATTTTGCAGATGATGAATATAGAATTTCATCTCAAAGAGGCAACCACATTTTTCCAATTTAAGGGACAAGATCATTTCTTGCATACCAAAATTTTGCAGatgatgaatatataatttcatcTCATAGAGACAAACAAACGATCCCATTTTAGGGGCAAGGCCTTTTTTGTATACCAAAATTTTGCAAATGATTATAGAATTTCATCTCGTAGAGGCACCCACACTTTTTCGATTTCACGTGGCAGTGTACCATATCTTAAACTACCCAAAGCTATTTGAAATGCCAATTCAGGAGCAGAATAAGTGGTAGAAGACTCCAGGAAGTTGACTGAAGCACAAGAGACCTGATAGTGAATGGCTTAAATTTTTCCAAGAAGCGCCAACCTAATGTAGAGGGACATCAAAAACTGCCCACAATTCAACTCCTGGAGGCTTTGCATTGTTGCATGATATTGAATCAAATCCACCCCATCTTTCATAGTTCCATCGACCTTGGGTAAAAGATAACTTCATTGCTTTAATATGATACTTCTGAACCTGTCCATTAAACACTAATCCACATGTTACTTAGTatattcaggaaaaaaaaattataagcaattaGAATGCAACAAAATTATATACCGTTGCTGCTTCAATCCAGAGCAAAAGAACAAAATCGTAGGAATAAAGTGTAAGCAATGAAAACCAGACTATAACTATAGAAATAGTGAAACCCAGAATGCCCTTAAGTATTCGATGTCACAAAAAGGACTTCCTTACAAACTTTATTGTGGGTAAAAGGCTTATGTTCTTGTTgtgaataataatagtaatatataaGATGTTAGAACCACAAATAATTTCCTTCCACgacatatttttatttgggATAAAATGCAACAGAAGAAAATATCCCTGACAAAAACCCAAATGgcatacataaaaaaatgaaaaacacagAGAAGTAAAACATCAATGTTTCGTTTAACTTCCATAGAACTATCAAAAATGGAATTTTCCtaggaattttatttatttttaaataaatatcaaacatGGGAAAATAAGTTTATCGACCTATGATTCttggaaaataaatatttatcctcTACCAAATGTCTTCTAAGGCTAAAGAAAGTTGGAgctaatcataattaatatccaaatataACTCATGTATAAATTGTAATAACGAGTGGAAAAATCTGATGCCTAAAAGTGTCTGCAAGTGAAGGTTTCTCTATAAGTGCGACTTGAAATGCAAAAGCTGTAGTGAACTAGTAGGAAAGTTCTGAGAGTTAGAACAACAGTTGAATTATGTTTTAAGAGCCACCACCACATCAAATTCCATACAGTAATACAACAATTATGATCATAAAACTGTAAGATACTTGGTACATTCGTAAGTCACAATAAACAAAGTTTTCACAAATCCCATAGTTCTGGAAATTGTCAtcattcaagattcaaggaagGAGTCTTCAAGGTAGTCTACATCAAATTCAAAGAATATACATTTTCAAGAACCACTATTCATGATTTTGACAATAAAAGTGCAAGGTCACAAGTacaatttattttgaagttccAGCAAACTAAGTATATCAAATGCAATGTCTCATACCtttgtcataattaattattcaagtAATAACAAGAGAATCAAACCCAAATCTGCAATTTGGTAATTCCATCTGGGGTGCATAACAACTGAATTTTTACACTGATTttcattcatataaaaaatgcaTTCAGGGCCATCATATCATACCTACCATCCAGGTGACATCAATAATACAATTTATATTGTAGTTTTTATTAGGGTCATGAAAGCATTCTATCCAGATTTTAAATTGGAATAAAGATTTAAACATGAAGCTTGATTTAGGGTCATAGGCCAAAATTCATATATCTCAATGATGAATAATGAATCTATCTCATACGGAAAGCtgcactttttcatttttagagcCAAGTTCATCTTATACATTTAGGGCCAGGGTCATCTTATAGGGTCTGTACACTTCAGATGAATAAAGAATCTATCATAGAGGCAAGGCAACTGTACTTTTTCGATTTCAGAATAAGGGTCAACCTTAAAGGGTTTATATACCTTTAAACATGCCTTTTGATTTAAGTCCTGCAACAAAGATTTAAACATGTAGCTTGGTTTAGGGTCATTGAGGCTAAAAATTAACATctctttttaaaacaaagaatCCATCTCCAAGGGACAACTACACTTTTCCAAATTCAAGGTCAGGGTCATCATTATATACCCTAATTTTTAAGTCAATAAAGAATCCATCTCATAAAGGCAATCAAAAAATTTCTGTTTAGAAGGTCAGAGTCAATACTCCAATTTTTTAGATGAATTCAGCTCATAATGGCAACTGCACTTTTCCGTTTTCAGGGTCAACCTTATAGGATTTATATACCCTAATTTTGCTCATTATGAATAAAGAATTCATCTTAGGATTTATATATTATGCAAATGAATGGATAAACAATTCATCTCATAGAGGCAACCACACTTTTCTATTACATGGTTAGGGTCAACCTTAAAGGGTTTATATACCCAGATTTTGCAGATAATGAATGAAGAATCCAACTCAGAAGCAACCATAGTTTTTCAATTTCAGGGTTTAGGTCATTCTTATATACCAAAAATTTGCAGATAATGAATAAAGAATTCATCTCATAGAGGCAACCACACTTTTCTCATTACAGGACCAGGGTAAACCTTATAGAGGGTTCGAATACCCCAATTTTGCAAATGATGAATAAAGAAATCATCTGAGACAATCACACTTTTTTGACTTCAAGGTTAGGGTCATTCTTGTATACCAAAATTTTGCAAATGATGCACATAAAATTTCATCTTATAGAGGCAACCACACTTTTCCGATTTCAGGCACAGGGCCATTCTTGTATACCGAAATTTTGCAAATAATGAAATATAGAATTTCATCTCATAGAGGCAACCACACTTTTCTGAATTCAAGGACAAGGTCATTCTTATATACTGAAAATTTACAGATAAAGAATATAGAATTTCATCTCATAGAAGCAACCACACTTTTTCGATTTCAGGGCCAGGGTCATTCTTGTATACCGAAATTTTATAGATGATGAATATAGAATTTCATCTCATTGAGGCAACCACACTTTTCCAATTTCAGGGATAGGGTCATTATTGTATACCAAAATTTTGCAAATGATGAATATAGAATTTCATCTCGTAGAGGCAAGCAACCACACTTTTCCGATTTCAGGGACAGGATCATTCTTATATACCAAAATTTTTGCAGATGATGAATATAGAATTTCATTTCATAGAGGCAACCACACTTTTTCGATTTCAGGGTCAGGGTCATTCTTGTATACTGAAATTTTGCAGATGATGAATATAGAATTTCATCTCATAGAGGCAACCACATTTTTCCGATTTCAGGGACAGGATCATTCTTGCATATCGAAATTTTGCAAATGATGAATATAGAATTTCATCTCATAGAGTAATCACATTTTTCCGATTTCAGGGACAGGATCATTCTTGCATATCGAAATTTTGCAGATGATGAGTATAGAATTTCATCTCATAGAGGCAACCACACTTTCTGATTTCAGGGACCGGGCCATTCTTGTATACCAAAATTTTGCAAATAATTATAGAATTTCTTCTGGTAGAGGCATTGTTATGAATAAGAAACAGGATACAGAGCCTAATGGAATACCACAATATGCAGAATCTAATGAAACACCAATAACAGAACACGAAGCAAAACCAGAAGATGACAGGAGGCCAAAAAGGGAAATTAGCAGACCTCAATACCTGAAGGACTATGCAACGTAGCATGGCGAGCTGGCAGCAATCTTCTGGAAACAGAATCGCTAATCCTTGTCGCCTCCTTGGTGCCGTTAGATGTTGTCCCCTGATAGTGTTTTTTGAATTCCTCCAAGGCATATGCTGCCAAATTCTGTTAGAATTATCATCCAGTGATTGTAAAAGAAAGTCTATAAATAGGAGAGGATGTAATTTTGATAGATAAGCAATAATACAATTATCTTTTCTTCTCACCCTTTTCTGATATCCTATAAAGTCCAATGCTGaaaccatttttgtttttcaaacttGCAAGTCCATGGTTGAACTACAGCTTAAcctcaaaattaaaagtattcagTCTGATTAGGGAGATGAATACATAAATTTTTCTACACTTTTAGCCTCTTTTGGCATCTCTCATAGACTTACTTGTCCTCACACTCA of the Glycine max cultivar Williams 82 chromosome 13, Glycine_max_v4.0, whole genome shotgun sequence genome contains:
- the LOC100797111 gene encoding uncharacterized protein isoform X1 yields the protein MTETYILSLPPLLYANMLCASRFKDTPSIQLEYRTPLVEHSNLCSEILNLAAYALEEFKKHYQGTTSNGTKEATRISDSVSRRLLPARHATLHSPSGLKSKGMFKVFNGQVQKYHIKAMKLSFTQGRWNYERWGGFDSISCNNAKPPGVELWAVFDVPLH
- the LOC100797111 gene encoding uncharacterized protein isoform X2, with translation MTETYILSLPPLLYANMLCARFKDTPSIQLEYRTPLVEHSNLCSEILNLAAYALEEFKKHYQGTTSNGTKEATRISDSVSRRLLPARHATLHSPSGLKSKGMFKVFNGQVQKYHIKAMKLSFTQGRWNYERWGGFDSISCNNAKPPGVELWAVFDVPLH